In Phaseolus vulgaris cultivar G19833 chromosome 3, P. vulgaris v2.0, whole genome shotgun sequence, the sequence TATgaatttagaaatttattttaaattgcaTAATTTAAAAGTCTATTATGAATTACACAATCCTAgaatcatatttttttgttaaaaataatttctaaattacaCAATCATAAATGTATTTGTTCATAAAATAAGAACTTCTAAGTTAAAATTCACATCAATATTATAGAATCTAGAAGTTAAATTTGACTTCCAAATTAGTATTCCatttccaaattatgtaatctggtaTACGTTTTAAGTTTTAGGTTGCACAATATAAAGATTTTCAAATTACACAGTCTAGAAAAAACCTTAAACTGACAAAGTGGGGATTTTAATATTCATAAGGGtgcagaaaaagaaaagtatagGGTGCATAAACAAATTCTCCTGGAATTGATATGGTGAATTCTGTAATAAGTCCATTTAATTAGATTTGGACTTTTCCTGAAAAAATTTCTAGgaaaattcttcctgcacctccaagaatttcttcctacaccccatACTTACACCTCAtactttatattttgaaaaatactcaaattactttttttcattGAACACTTTTTTTTAGTTCTGTAATACAGAGACTTTTTGAACTATAGAATTTGcaagttaaaatttgtgattttttatattataaaatacaaattacataatacaaaagttatatttcaaaatatacaatctcaaaaataaaatttgtattctaGAATATACAATCtagaatacaaaatttatattctgAATTGTACAATTAAGAATACAAtgtattttagattgtacaattcaaaataaaaattttgtatttcagatcaatctaaaatacaaatttgtcttttgaattgtaaaatattcaaaatgaataattttaaaaatatgggGTGCATGATAAAAtcatggggtgcaggaagaaagcCCCAAGTTTTAAATACATAATCATTTTCAGAAGCTATCATATCCAGAACTAACATTTGCCATAAAACAAATAcgtttttgaataaaaaattgtcgatgaaacactttttttttggaTCATTAAGATTATATTTGGACAAGTTTCTTCCCTACAagtatttaaaagtaaaattaatgttgcataaattaaagttagtttatatataaattaaaaacaaaaaaaagtatatatgaaagtacttattaattaattatgcataaattaattttaatttataaaataattaatttaagtttTGTATAAGTCTAAAGATTTATTTCATGCAGCATATGAAGACTCGTGTTATAAAAAACAACTGCAATCCTACGTGGAATGAAGAAATGACCCTTTTTGTAAAGAACGTTGAAACCCCAATACAATTGGTAAGTTCTTTCatccaaaaaaataataatgtcttatcctaataaaagaaaatcagTCATCAAAGACTTATACATAATGATTTAAGCATTGTacttgtaaaagaaaaataataagagaattatttttttataaattaaaactaagTTAGAATAGTTTAAGtcacataatttatttatttttcattaatttttatcgTACTACATCCATCATATCTATGTTATTGCAAAGAGTTTTCTGTAGTGCTATAAGAGTGTATGCtcaattttatataacatttctACTTTCAAATTAATAGTTAAACAATCTTTAAAGAAGTGTTAAGAGAATATCAATTATGATGAGAAGCAATTAAagattcaaaataataataaaagaatagaaaaaaaaagtgacagCTCTTTTATATTTGTTCACTTTCATCCCAAAACTAAGTAGATTTTATAAATGTTAGAGTAATAACATAATATCTcacaactaaaataaataatgaaataatacATGTCCTAGTTGGATTCGTttaaaacactttcaaatttacATTATGTAATTGGTCAATtcaatattgtaattaattacataagattattttgttttcaaaaacaTAGAATAATTACCATGCATACCACTCTAATAATGAGTAATTGATTTCAACTTGGGATAATTATTCTCTTCTTTAAATCAAAACTTGTATGAAATTGATTAAAAGGAAAGTATTTAATCAATTATACAATTCACCAACCTTATTTTAatcaaataagattttttttttagaatatggcttgtttaattataatatttgaaaaCTTTCTTCTAGGTTCTTATGCTTTGTTTCTAAAtcttaaaagaatttaaatCAACAAGCATGTTTCTCATGATTTCTATGCCTCTTTCACGTCTACATCtactaaaaaaaaagttgtaattAGCTGTCAAAAAAATTGAGAATCAAGTAAGGAACATTATTAGTGTCTCCAAATCCTACATAATTGAgacacaaaattaaatattaattatagtgTGGACAAAAGAGGTTTTAAACGGAcactaaaatcataaaaaaaaaatagttgtgtCCCCCATAGTCTTCACTAATTCATTAGCAACATTTAGATTAGTGTCAACTTAATGAGACACTAAACTCACTCTGAGTATCATTTagtgtttttcttttactttttgtgtgagttttttgaaaagactaatattattatttcttgtaCTGCGATGACAAGCTACCCATACCTAGGGCACAAGTGAAAATTCAAATCATGAACAAGATTTCTGTAACTTTTGCATTATTAGCTAAAAAATTGAAGTTTTTGTTCTTAAACACCAAAGTACCCAAAAAATTGATGatgaatatttttcattttgtttttgtttgcaGACAGTTTTTGACAAAGACACTTTCACTGTGGATGACAAAATGGGGGAGGCAGAGATAGACTTTAAACCCTTTCTGAAGTGTAAAAAGATGGAAATGAAAAACCTCCCAAATGGTTGTGCACTGAAGAGGATCCAACCAAGTAGAACTAATTACCTTTCTGAAGAAAGCAGCTGCATTTGGAAAGATGGTGATGTTATTCAAGAAATGATTTTGAGATTGAAAAATGTTGAGAAGGGAGAACTGGTTGTGGAAATTGAGTGGGTTGATGTTATTGGTTTTAGGGGCTTATCGCATGTAaaactttgagaatgttttCATATATGAAGCATTAAAACCTAGGATGCAACTCTAGAGCCTAATGGAGTATTAATTTAATGTATTctgatgtaatttttttattttttttatcctatGTTGGGGTGACTAACTTGTAACAAAGGAGATCGTATATGTTTTAAGAGTAAAtagattaatataaaatatttgtttgtctttcactttgttttttttctttcggTCTCGTTTTGGTACGtgtgttttttaaaaatcttaaatttgtatgtttataaaatttaattttttatatcttatttggttggaagttatttttattataagataTCATAGAAGACTTGTGAAAAGAATAAAGTCTTTTTTTTAATCTAGTGTGAGATTGTTTATTACATTTGTTTCTGAATGAATGTTTATCTTTAGTGTTCCGGTTAGAGAGATGagatttagaaaattattgaatgACTTcgtctttttcctttttatcgGGCGGTTGATTCACACTTCAGCCTACTCCTTTGGATCTCGATCGCTTGGTCACTCAATCTTCTAGGGAATGTCAAGTGGgagtacctgcagaaggcactctaTCACTCAAGTCAGCAAAGGGTGTTCGACATTCGGTTGTCAGAATACAGTAATTAATGACGTACCTACCTatgcgctatttatattattttagtagACATAACTTGTTGGACCGGATTAGTAATGTGGGTTGTATTTAAGGacgtattacctaattcttaatgatgatTTAACTTTATTGACATTGATTTTAGTGTTAATGGACCGAAGGTATCGATCCATACAGACATGCATCATTCGGTCGACTCGGCTATGGGAGCCGAACCTGATATTCATCGTTCGATCCTTAATAGTACAATTTCGACTAGACTTTGAAGTTATTGAAACAGAATTTCTTGCAGACCATCCGTCATACCCATATACTACTAGTAAGGACCGAATATGCTTCAACCTCTCATTTAATGATATGCTCCAAGTGTCCATAACTAGGAGTTTGTTAAACCTCCTCAATATTCCATAATTGTTGGTCATAGATTAATATGTTGGTCACGTATATTAAAACTTAGAAATTATTGCGATATTAATGTCAAATATGAACCTGATGTTGTTTCATacttacataaaataaaaaacgaaAAACCAAATATTCATCCTCGTTCAAACCTCCATTTATTCATACATGAACAATACACAGTTTTGATACATTATTAAAATCTAAATTTGACAATTAGAGAGTAAATGACCTTAACCTTTGAGTAAATTAGCGTCAATGTCTCTAACAATATTGATGATAAATTGCTGGTATTTCTTTGGTGGAGGGATTTGCTCATTCAACTTCTCATATTCTATTCTTAGTTTCAACATTCCTTTCTCAACCTTCACAATGGCCTTGTAGCTTTTGTACAACTCCAAGGCATTTCCTCCAACAGCAACATAACTTATTTGTTTCTTCACTTCATCTATTATCACCTTTTCCTTGAATATTTCCTCTTTTCCCTCTGAGTAAAACACTCAACAAAATCATAAAGCCTGTTAGGAACTATCAAggccaaattaaaaaaaatatataatttgaaactATTCTCAAGCTCAACGATCTTAGACAATCTTATTATATATcactatttataaaaaatatttatactaataAGTTAAAAAACTATTATACTATATTACAATAATATGTTCTATGTTATATAGTATCATTAGGGTAAATAGTTAGgtaaatataacaaatattaatatttcaattttagtataaaaaagttatagttataatataaaaatgttaattccattaattttatttgagttGAGATAATTTTATTGGAGGAAGAATTGACATTAATATACAATTAATCTTCAAAGAAATTTTTactctttatttttgttttgtgaaGTTAATTGTTAGTGATTCctacaaaattattttgaagataaattTTCTCTTTAATGGTTTGTCTAGATTAAGGGAGGATTTGAGAGAttgaatttgaaagaaaaatataagaaaagtaAGGTTGATTGAATTAAGGTAAATAGATAATTAagtaaaagtaaattttataaaaatttgtgaatgcgatagatataataaaaattgtaatttttattatttttaattattttaatattttattattagtttatatattattagtatttcttattattttatatattattatttttattatataattaattatatttatttattaaaaaataaatattaatgaattagtaatataaaaataatatatataattaataattatgtatatataataaaacataatatataataaaaaataatctttctTCCACAAATCTTCGTTGTCTTGGAAAGAAAAAACACGTAAatcaatatatttcttttttactttttatttattaattttcgtaaaattttctttttttccttgatttcacaaatcaatttttaaaagcaAACAGACTATAAAAAATACACGTGACAATTAccaaaagataaaaacaaatgCTCAATTTAGTgtgaatataataatatgacTTTAGTTTGATtgaatgaaataattaaataatttcagatgttttttaatttggttaaatataaagatgaaaaTAACACATTAAGATCATTGAAATTAACTATTTAATGactctaataataataataatagtaataataccTATGTTATACTTCCAAAGCTTGACAGAGCCTGGAGTGTTCCAATCTCCTTGGTGGATCTCAACAGCATGCAGCTTTTCACTGTGAACGTTGCTTGGAATTTTCTGGTTTTGGCTCTTTAGAAAGTTGTAGAACTTCTCTCCACTCGATTTCAGTTCCACCTTttcctcaagaacacacatttCACCAATTCCCATTTCTCAAATCACCTCAACTTCACTACTTCTTcctacttcttcttcttcttcttatgtTCCCTCTCTGtatctatacatatatataagaGTTGAATGAGATGTTACTGTTCCATTTATCAATTAATCTCTTCCACCAATACAAGTTGAAAGAACATGTCACCACTTTTCAATCAGAATCAATTCACATCAAACTAAATTCTGAATATATATATTCGTATTCatctcatacttttttttttaatttaacggttaataaattatttactaaTCACTATGCAttcaattaaaacaataataatccaAGCTCTTAATCAAATAATTAGGTATAAAACACACCTGTATATACAAGTAAATACAATTAGATATAATAAGTAAAGATCGTTTAGATGATATTTTTGCTTAAGCGAAAGTAGTTCCACTAAGCAAGGGTATCAGGTGGAGTACTCAATAGAGTGACTCAAACAATACTTCGCTTAAGCATATCTGCCTTATCTAGAGTGAAGGTATCAAACgatatttttaattaagcaATTTAGATGAAATCTTTAGTATTAACACTTGCCACTTAAACATGACAATCTtcttaaatttttgaaatattatcCCAAGAAAGATAGGTGGATCACTAATGGATACACTAAAAGACTAAGTATTTCCTAGTTAGAGTTTTCCCTAGACTACTTTTAAAAAATCTCTTagtaaaaaaaacttcaaaaagaTTTTCTCCAAATGTATTATGTGGTCTACTGTTACTTACAATTGAGAGATTGAATGCTACTTTGTCATGAAGgtctaaaaaataaaacaaagaacaaattaAAGTGCAAGAAAAATGTAGAAAAAAACTTAAGTTAAAGTGCAAGTGACACTTTGAGCGTCTTGACAAATTTCCACAACTAAAAAACGCACACCTATTACAAAGTTTAGCTAAGGAGATAGGATTGCACCAAAGATATTTTTCCAAGACACCAAAGCAAAGGAAAAAGATGAGCAAAAGAAATACAAGAATTACACAAAATTTAGTAACAAAGAAATGAAATTAGCAATGGATTTAGCTCCAAAACTTTGTATTTGCGACGATTTTTCATTTCATGAAGAAGGAGATATACTCTTACGTTCACAATGGCTAGATAGGATTCACAAAGACTACTTTCCTCTAATCCtctatacataaataaaaaaacatgttgaAAAAGATTGGTTGAAGTTACCAATGACTCTTAACAAAATCGTTGTGAGCtttaataaaacattatttatgTTCTTTAGTTATCTAGAAGAATGTACTTCATTTGTATTCGTCTTAGGatgttttttatcctttgatGAGTGAAACTATGATCTTTATATCACTTTCTttgtaaaattttgttttagcCAAGAGTGATTACGTACACTTTAATGAATACACATATTGTTTAGCTAAAAGTGGTTGAATTCTAAATAAAGCTTGGTTGATTAGGCAAAAATGGTTGAGATCCAAGCAATTTTTGGTTGTATTTTGTAATGGTAACATGTTTAGTGAAACTTAATCAAGTTGATCAAAAATTGGACGTAGTCTTTATTTGTATACAATTATGGAACTGCAACTAACCAAAGAATGAGAGTCTTTTTCGAACATTTACAAAAACTTTTGAGAAGTCAAAATTGTGTCTAACTATGTTTCATCAAATTTTGATcttataaaaatctttaaaaagtTCTACCTATTTTCAAAGTGTAAATAATGTTTTCACGTGATATtggtgaaaaaaaaagaatatttatattatatatatatatatatattcataattatcccttgcttatttttgttttgttcatATGTAATGTTAGTTAATAAATCCattgaaaaaatgtatttgtTAGCATAATAAACTCTTTCACAAAATTCATTTACTCAAAGAGCTCTTGTTCAAGTAATTGTTGAGTCTCTTCAAGGACCAACTAGATTTAATCCTAAAAgttctaatacaattttaattctttctttctttcttttcctcttttcttctctctctttatTTATGCAAGCAGTGCACTCCATGCTCTTGCCACTTACTTTCATTATTGTTCTTCTAGAGTTTTACTTTGTGGGCTACAACAAATtgtatctatatatatatatatgtatatggtGGAATTATATTCATTCCTTTGCAAAACGATTAAAATATTCCTCCCGAAAATTGTAACTAATAATTCAAACTACTTTCAACTAAATGAATATTTTCCACCAGTATTTCAACTTTTGCACCGTCTACTTCATGAAGCCTTGAAATTTTGCTTTTATTGAACTTCTTGTAACCCATTGTACCGATTTTCTTTGCCATGCAACGCATGTTAAGTTTCTCTACTAGTGTATATGGTTTCATATCATCAATATAGTGTTACATATCATTTAAGAATGttaagaataattttaaatattttttcctcctctaatttatcaaaatgttttttaaaattaaaattgtgataGAACACATTTAAAGTTTGAGTCCATTCTACAAATTATACATT encodes:
- the LOC137805757 gene encoding protein C2-DOMAIN ABA-RELATED 9-like; protein product: MDNTVLGILKLRIKRGIDLAIRDARASDPYVVVKMGDQHMKTRVIKNNCNPTWNEEMTLFVKNVETPIQLTVFDKDTFTVDDKMGEAEIDFKPFLKCKKMEMKNLPNGCALKRIQPSRTNYLSEESSCIWKDGDVIQEMILRLKNVEKGELVVEIEWVDVIGFRGLSHVKL
- the LOC137806288 gene encoding MLP-like protein 328, translated to MGIGEMCVLEEKVELKSSGEKFYNFLKSQNQKIPSNVHSEKLHAVEIHQGDWNTPGSVKLWKYNIEGKEEIFKEKVIIDEVKKQISYVAVGGNALELYKSYKAIVKVEKGMLKLRIEYEKLNEQIPPPKKYQQFIINIVRDIDANLLKG